The Streptococcus respiraculi sequence TTGGACAAGGATTTGTCTGTGTACTTGGATGGTGAAAAGATTGGTCAGAGTACTTATCGTACTCATGGACAAATTATGGCAAGGGAGGGAATGTAGATGTATATGATTATCAATGGTTTCAATACTTCTGACATTCCTTATTGTCAGTTAATTGATGCTGGAGAGGTTGAAAGCGCAGCGCCTCGTGTGGCTGAATCTACAACGATATATGGCGCAAATGGGAAGGTCACTATCTGGGATGGCGCTTATGATAACTATGAAAGAACATTGACTTTTCTCGTTAAAACGTTGGAGGATGTACAACGATTAGTCGAGGTCTTTCGTAGCGAAAAGAATGAAGTAGAATTTTGGTACCAGTTAGGCAGTTTGTTTTATGCTGATTTTAAATCAAGCAAATATAAACCGTATGGAATGCACCATTGGACGGTTGACATTACGCTTGATATGTATCCTTTCCGCTATATGAAGAATGTAGAGGATGTGGTGTTAGCAAGCAGTGGCTCTGTTGTCAACAAGGGGACAGTATATGCGGAGCCAATCATTATCATAGAAGGACAAGGCGATGTTAGTTTGACCATTGGCCAACAAACCATGCGCTTGATCTTAAACGGAAAGGCGACAATTGATTGCCGTCATCGGGAGCAGAAGATTTTAAATAAGGATGGACAAATCCAAAATACCATCCGAAAACGTGGTCCGTTCTTTGAAATCGCAACTGGTCGCTCTGGGGTGACGACAAGTGGCAGTGTGTCGAAAATAACCATAAAGGGAAATTGGAGGTATAGGGTTTGATTTATCTAAAAGAGGGGAATATCCCTTTGAATCTTGCTTGGGACGATGATATTGTCCAAGAAGCAAACAGCACCTACCAGCTTTCTTTTAAGTTTCCAGTGACGGATGAGAAGTGGTCTTTGTTAACAACAGAGACCTTTCTTTTGGCGGATGATTTGCATGGAGAGCAGGAGTTTTTTATCTTTGATGTGGTCAAAGAAAATGGCTATGTGCAGATTTATGCAAATCAAGTATTTACGCTATTAAATTATTACACTATGTC is a genomic window containing:
- a CDS encoding phage tail protein, producing MYMIINGFNTSDIPYCQLIDAGEVESAAPRVAESTTIYGANGKVTIWDGAYDNYERTLTFLVKTLEDVQRLVEVFRSEKNEVEFWYQLGSLFYADFKSSKYKPYGMHHWTVDITLDMYPFRYMKNVEDVVLASSGSVVNKGTVYAEPIIIIEGQGDVSLTIGQQTMRLILNGKATIDCRHREQKILNKDGQIQNTIRKRGPFFEIATGRSGVTTSGSVSKITIKGNWRYRV